In the Paludisphaera rhizosphaerae genome, one interval contains:
- a CDS encoding MFS transporter: protein MAIGSGLSVANLYYSQPLLERMGDHFSASASRMGIVSTATQVGYASGMLLLAPLGDLLERRRLIVVLLLATALALAAVAVSPSFAWLAVASLILGASTVTPQIIVPFAAAIAEPNERGKVVGTVMSGLLIGILLARTASGFIGSHLGWRAVYWLASGLMIVLAGVMASGLPKSSPTLVGTSYGALMRSIVGLVRELPALRTSALFGGLAFASFSVFWTVLAFHLATPPFHYGSDVVGLFGLVGAGGAAAAPLVGSFADRRGSRWSIGLGLLMMLAAYLVLGVLGWTMTGLVVGVLLLDVGAQCNHISNQTRIYGLRPEARSRLNTVYMVAFFLGGSMGSAVGAAVWPRHGWIGACAVGIVFLLAALTVFATTKWDRPVFVTSKVEESV, encoded by the coding sequence ATGGCGATCGGCAGCGGGCTGTCGGTGGCGAACCTCTACTATAGCCAACCGCTGCTGGAACGCATGGGGGATCACTTCTCCGCGTCTGCCTCTCGAATGGGAATCGTCTCGACCGCCACGCAGGTCGGTTATGCGTCGGGGATGCTGTTGCTGGCCCCGCTCGGCGACCTGCTGGAGCGGCGGCGGCTGATCGTGGTCCTGCTGCTGGCGACGGCGCTGGCGCTTGCGGCGGTGGCCGTCTCGCCGAGCTTCGCCTGGCTGGCGGTCGCGAGCCTGATCCTCGGGGCCTCAACGGTGACTCCTCAGATCATCGTCCCTTTCGCCGCGGCGATCGCCGAGCCCAACGAGCGTGGGAAGGTCGTGGGGACGGTAATGAGCGGGCTTCTGATCGGCATCCTGCTGGCGCGGACCGCGAGCGGTTTCATCGGCTCGCATCTGGGCTGGCGGGCGGTCTACTGGCTGGCTTCCGGGCTGATGATCGTACTGGCGGGGGTGATGGCCAGTGGGCTGCCGAAATCCTCGCCGACGCTGGTCGGGACCTCGTACGGGGCCTTGATGCGCTCGATCGTCGGCCTGGTTCGAGAGCTTCCCGCGCTTCGGACTTCGGCCCTCTTCGGTGGCCTGGCCTTCGCGTCCTTCAGCGTCTTCTGGACGGTGCTGGCCTTCCATCTGGCGACGCCGCCGTTTCATTACGGCAGTGACGTCGTGGGCCTGTTCGGGCTGGTCGGAGCCGGCGGCGCGGCGGCTGCGCCATTGGTGGGCAGCTTCGCCGATCGCCGAGGCTCGCGCTGGTCGATCGGCCTTGGGTTGTTGATGATGCTGGCGGCTTACCTGGTTCTTGGCGTCCTCGGATGGACGATGACCGGATTGGTCGTCGGGGTGCTGCTGCTGGACGTGGGGGCTCAGTGCAACCACATCTCGAACCAGACGCGGATTTACGGCTTGAGACCCGAGGCGCGGAGCCGGTTGAACACCGTCTACATGGTCGCGTTCTTCCTGGGCGGGTCGATGGGCTCCGCCGTGGGGGCGGCGGTCTGGCCGCGTCACGGATGGATCGGCGCCTGCGCGGTCGGGATCGTCTTTCTTCTCGCCGCGCTGACTGTCTTCGCAACGACGAAATGGGACCGGCCGGTCTTCGTCACGTCGAAGGTCGAGGAGTCCGTCTGA
- a CDS encoding sugar ABC transporter ATP-binding protein has translation MIAPRLTIRNLSKSYAAPVLRAVDLDLFSGEVVALMGANGAGKSTLARIVAGLGQPDAGSMHLDGEPYRPTSRRRAEDFGVQIVQQELTLIPTLTVAENLFLDRLPRRLGLVRFGSLRKEAVKALALVGLSSIDPETPVSRLGVGEQQLVEIARSLARDCRILILDEPTAALTSPQVDVLFENIARLKRQGASVVYVSHRLDEVRRIADRISVLRDGKLVATRPASEMSLDEAVRLMVGSNPSRDEVRHARTPGEVVLSVRNLSRGDRVKDVSLDVRAGEVVGVSGLVGSGRSELLRAIFGADEAESGGVSIAGGPPRRFRSPRQAVVAGLGMVPEDRKTEGLLLPRSIRLNLTLGDLRRLRNRVGFVDTRRERADAVAMTERVHLAYASTEQAAEQLSGGNQQKVLVGRWLAREPKVMLYDEPTRGVDVAAKFALYRLIDETAAKGTGVLVVSSEVEELMLICDRIVVISDGRLVANFNRGEWTEEKLLAAAFQEYTDRPGARG, from the coding sequence GTGATCGCGCCCCGACTGACGATCCGAAACCTGAGCAAGAGCTACGCCGCACCAGTCCTTCGCGCCGTTGACCTGGACCTGTTCTCGGGTGAGGTCGTGGCTCTGATGGGCGCCAACGGCGCGGGCAAGTCGACGCTCGCGCGGATCGTCGCGGGGCTCGGTCAACCCGACGCCGGCTCGATGCACCTCGACGGAGAACCCTACCGGCCCACGTCGCGACGCCGGGCCGAGGACTTCGGCGTCCAGATCGTCCAGCAAGAGTTAACGCTCATCCCCACGCTGACCGTGGCGGAGAACCTCTTCCTGGACCGGCTCCCAAGGCGCCTGGGATTGGTCCGCTTCGGCTCATTGCGGAAGGAAGCCGTCAAGGCCCTGGCGCTCGTGGGTCTGTCCTCGATCGACCCGGAGACACCCGTCTCGCGGCTGGGGGTCGGCGAACAGCAACTCGTCGAGATCGCCCGCAGCCTGGCGCGCGACTGCCGGATCCTGATCCTCGACGAGCCGACCGCCGCCCTGACCAGCCCACAGGTGGACGTTCTCTTCGAGAACATCGCGCGCCTCAAGCGGCAGGGAGCGTCGGTCGTCTACGTCAGCCACCGGCTGGACGAGGTGCGACGGATCGCCGACCGGATCAGCGTCCTCCGCGACGGCAAGCTCGTCGCCACGCGGCCGGCATCGGAAATGAGCCTTGATGAGGCCGTCCGCCTGATGGTCGGATCGAACCCGTCGCGCGACGAGGTCCGTCACGCGCGAACGCCCGGCGAGGTCGTGTTGAGCGTACGCAACCTCTCGCGCGGGGACCGAGTCAAGGACGTGAGCCTGGACGTTCGAGCGGGCGAAGTGGTGGGCGTTTCGGGGCTCGTCGGGTCGGGTCGTTCGGAACTCCTGCGGGCGATCTTCGGGGCTGATGAGGCCGAATCGGGGGGCGTCTCCATCGCGGGAGGACCGCCCAGACGGTTCCGCTCGCCCCGACAGGCGGTAGTCGCCGGACTCGGGATGGTGCCGGAAGATCGAAAGACCGAGGGCCTGCTCCTTCCACGTTCAATCCGCCTGAACCTGACCCTGGGCGATCTGAGGCGGCTCCGCAATCGAGTGGGCTTCGTTGACACGCGCCGGGAACGGGCCGACGCGGTCGCCATGACGGAGCGCGTTCACCTGGCCTACGCCTCCACCGAGCAGGCCGCCGAGCAGCTCAGCGGCGGCAACCAGCAGAAGGTGCTCGTCGGCCGCTGGCTCGCCCGCGAGCCGAAGGTGATGCTTTACGACGAGCCGACGCGGGGCGTCGACGTCGCGGCCAAGTTCGCGCTCTATCGCCTCATCGACGAGACGGCCGCGAAGGGAACGGGCGTACTCGTCGTGTCGAGCGAGGTTGAGGAGCTGATGTTGATCTGCGATCGGATCGTCGTGATCTCCGACGGTCGGCTGGTCGCGAATTTCAACCGCGGCGAATGGACCGAGGAAAAGCTCCTCGCCGCGGCCTTCCAGGAATACACGGACCGACCGGGGGCGCGCGGGTGA
- a CDS encoding ABC transporter permease, with product MNDPGQESRTDLRASSLAAWRSTGDVLGMLVVLAALSAAFGFFSDHFWSPQTVKTIVNQSTDLTALAVGMTLVLVIGGIDLSVGSVVAHCGAVLAIALVDWNAPFPVALIACLGAGALIGLINGLITVHLTIPSFIVTLGMLESARGATYLLTNSETKYVGPRIEWLARPIPGLGASTSFLIALGLVVAGQILLTRTVFGRYAVAIGTNREAVRLSGIDPRPTELLTFVLSGLCAAIASVFQVARVSSADPNGGVGMELGAIAAVVIGGTSLMGGRGSVLRSFLGVLIIAVLQTGLDHVGASEPAKRLISGLVIVLAVVADVHRRRWTAFVARSFGRLRRTPRPST from the coding sequence ATGAACGATCCGGGCCAAGAATCGCGAACCGACCTCCGTGCTTCCTCGCTCGCCGCCTGGAGGAGCACCGGTGATGTCCTCGGCATGCTCGTCGTGCTGGCCGCGCTCTCGGCGGCCTTCGGTTTCTTCAGCGACCATTTCTGGTCGCCGCAGACGGTAAAGACGATCGTCAACCAGTCAACCGATCTCACGGCGCTCGCGGTGGGGATGACGCTCGTCCTGGTCATCGGCGGGATCGACCTCTCGGTCGGCTCCGTCGTCGCCCATTGCGGGGCGGTGCTGGCGATCGCGCTCGTCGACTGGAACGCGCCCTTCCCGGTCGCGCTGATCGCCTGCCTGGGGGCTGGGGCGCTCATCGGTCTCATCAACGGGCTCATCACCGTCCATCTGACGATCCCCTCGTTCATCGTCACGCTCGGGATGCTCGAATCGGCCCGAGGCGCGACCTACCTGCTGACGAACTCGGAAACGAAGTACGTCGGCCCCCGGATCGAGTGGCTGGCGCGGCCGATTCCTGGCCTCGGAGCCTCGACGAGCTTCCTGATCGCCCTTGGGCTGGTCGTGGCCGGCCAGATCCTACTCACCCGGACGGTCTTCGGCCGCTACGCGGTCGCGATCGGAACGAACCGCGAGGCGGTGCGGCTCTCGGGGATCGACCCTCGGCCGACCGAGTTGCTGACGTTCGTGCTCTCCGGCCTGTGCGCAGCGATCGCGTCAGTCTTTCAAGTGGCCCGAGTCTCTTCGGCTGATCCCAACGGCGGCGTGGGGATGGAGCTTGGAGCGATCGCCGCGGTGGTGATCGGCGGCACAAGCCTGATGGGCGGCCGGGGTTCCGTGCTCCGGAGCTTCCTCGGCGTCCTCATCATCGCCGTGCTCCAGACGGGCCTGGACCACGTCGGGGCCAGCGAACCGGCCAAACGACTCATCAGCGGCCTGGTGATCGTGCTGGCGGTCGTCGCCGACGTCCACCGCCGAAGGTGGACGGCGTTCGTCGCCCGCAGCTTCGGTCGCCTCAGACGGACTCCTCGACCTTCGACGTGA